Proteins encoded by one window of Esox lucius isolate fEsoLuc1 chromosome 4, fEsoLuc1.pri, whole genome shotgun sequence:
- the LOC105029161 gene encoding saxitoxin and tetrodotoxin-binding protein 1 isoform X1, which produces MSVLYVFPLLVLFSVGTVEPEPQDCEDLVKPVALEDKRIIFGDWIFLEGFGNLDIVNDILRKTKSSWIQILPTSDNETALLNQGNLIDGKCLNSSVYMTFSGNSFQATHDNVSSTGRLLQTCPDCLTMQLSSVMEGQNVQCLYIFGKNRTLLESDLKYFRTQAQCLQYPQPAPYSYDGVTEFCAEENKRLYVVETQKEKVVLQ; this is translated from the exons ATGTCTGTTCTCTACGTGTTCCCTCTCCTGGTTCTGTTCTCTGTGGGAACTGTAGAACCAGAACCACAGGACTGTGAGGATCTGGTGAAACCAGTCGCTCTGGAAGACAAACGCATC ATCTTTGGAGACTGGATCTTCCTCGAGGGTTTTGGAAACCTTGATATAGTAAATGACATACTAAGAAAGACCAAGAGCTCCTGGATTCAAATCCTACCCACTTCAGATAACGAGACAGCCCTTCTCAACCAGGGAAACTTGAT TGATGGAAAATGCCTCAACTCTTCTGTGTACATGACCTTTTCCGGAAACAGTTTTCAAGCCACAC ACGATAATGTGAGCTCCACGGGAAGATTACTACAGACCTGTCCTGACTGTCTCACCATGCAGCTCAGCAGCGTTATGGAAGGACAGAACGTCCAATGTCTTTACATCTTtg GGAAGAACCGGACACTGCTAGAGTCAGATCTGAAGTATTTCCGGACACAAGCCCAATGCCTCCAGTACCCTCAGCCAGCACCGTATTCCTACGATGGGGTCACAG AGTTCTGCGCAGAGGAAAACAAGAGACTGTACGTGGTAGAGACTCAAAAGGAAAAGGTTGTTCTGCAGTGA
- the LOC105029161 gene encoding saxitoxin and tetrodotoxin-binding protein 1 isoform X2 has protein sequence MSVLYVFPLLVLFSVGTVEPEPQDCEDLVKPVALEDKRIIFGDWIFLEGFGNLDIVNDILRKTKSSWIQILPTSDNETALLNQGNLIFQATHDNVSSTGRLLQTCPDCLTMQLSSVMEGQNVQCLYIFGKNRTLLESDLKYFRTQAQCLQYPQPAPYSYDGVTEFCAEENKRLYVVETQKEKVVLQ, from the exons ATGTCTGTTCTCTACGTGTTCCCTCTCCTGGTTCTGTTCTCTGTGGGAACTGTAGAACCAGAACCACAGGACTGTGAGGATCTGGTGAAACCAGTCGCTCTGGAAGACAAACGCATC ATCTTTGGAGACTGGATCTTCCTCGAGGGTTTTGGAAACCTTGATATAGTAAATGACATACTAAGAAAGACCAAGAGCTCCTGGATTCAAATCCTACCCACTTCAGATAACGAGACAGCCCTTCTCAACCAGGGAAACTTGAT TTTTCAAGCCACAC ACGATAATGTGAGCTCCACGGGAAGATTACTACAGACCTGTCCTGACTGTCTCACCATGCAGCTCAGCAGCGTTATGGAAGGACAGAACGTCCAATGTCTTTACATCTTtg GGAAGAACCGGACACTGCTAGAGTCAGATCTGAAGTATTTCCGGACACAAGCCCAATGCCTCCAGTACCCTCAGCCAGCACCGTATTCCTACGATGGGGTCACAG AGTTCTGCGCAGAGGAAAACAAGAGACTGTACGTGGTAGAGACTCAAAAGGAAAAGGTTGTTCTGCAGTGA